Proteins encoded by one window of Mesorhizobium sp. INR15:
- a CDS encoding HPr kinase/phosphorylase, whose translation MRAPDLITDPAALAEQFRTFVAGHGPACRCEARFGDFSVTANFHGFTPQTSYGQALRPVRHAAAPALTIHVFDGEACGLARPRLAWTLPDFGPKRVVPGWSSDNRTVYLLRGENGLAVADWQAKEAFIWMPSSDAVPWYERAAPFRWLFDGLAARLGMATLHAAAVGIDGEGVLLVGRGGVGKSTLALACLGNGFDYVGDDYCLFSQASTPQAHALYSTAKWKKDATVTPAWLNSISPDAVDTTQQKNIVFVDAAKPQSLVDSLRVKAIVIPSIGGTTQARLEAMPQQAALPHVITSTLAQSEAGAAPLVRAVGHLVRSVPAYRLHMTRDPQESVSAIRDLLAKASDAGRVV comes from the coding sequence GTGCGGGCGCCAGATCTGATCACCGACCCGGCGGCGCTTGCCGAACAGTTCCGGACTTTTGTCGCCGGGCATGGCCCAGCCTGCCGCTGCGAGGCGCGGTTTGGCGATTTCTCCGTTACGGCGAACTTTCACGGGTTCACCCCGCAAACATCCTATGGCCAAGCGCTTCGGCCTGTCAGGCATGCGGCGGCGCCGGCACTGACAATCCATGTCTTCGACGGAGAGGCCTGTGGCCTTGCGCGGCCGCGGCTGGCGTGGACCTTGCCGGATTTTGGTCCCAAGCGGGTCGTGCCGGGTTGGTCCAGCGATAACCGAACCGTCTATCTGCTGCGTGGTGAAAATGGCCTGGCGGTGGCGGATTGGCAGGCAAAAGAAGCATTCATCTGGATGCCGTCATCTGACGCCGTGCCGTGGTATGAACGGGCGGCGCCGTTTCGCTGGCTGTTCGACGGTCTCGCAGCCAGGCTGGGCATGGCGACATTGCACGCGGCGGCGGTCGGGATCGATGGCGAAGGCGTTCTTCTGGTCGGGCGGGGCGGCGTCGGCAAATCGACACTGGCGCTTGCCTGTCTCGGCAACGGGTTCGACTATGTCGGCGACGACTACTGCCTGTTCTCGCAAGCCAGTACGCCGCAAGCCCATGCCCTGTATTCGACAGCCAAGTGGAAGAAGGACGCGACCGTGACGCCAGCCTGGCTGAACAGCATTTCGCCCGATGCCGTCGACACGACGCAGCAGAAGAACATCGTCTTTGTCGATGCAGCGAAGCCACAGAGCCTCGTCGACAGCCTGCGGGTCAAAGCCATCGTCATTCCGTCGATCGGCGGCACGACGCAGGCACGTCTCGAGGCGATGCCGCAGCAGGCGGCCTTGCCTCATGTCATCACAAGCACACTTGCTCAATCGGAGGCCGGAGCCGCGCCTTTGGTGCGGGCGGTGGGCCATCTGGTGCGTTCCGTACCCGCCTATCGCTTGCACATGACGCGCGATCCGCAGGAATCGGTTTCGGCGATCAGGGATCTGCTGGCAAAGGCCTCCGATGCGGGGCGTGTCGTATGA
- a CDS encoding GH1 family beta-glucosidase: MTSSIDNARRTLEARASGLVFPQGFVFGAATAAYQIEGSPDADGKGESIWDRFCRVPGVIVDGSSGDVACDHYHRWREDIAVLKALGLGAYRFSFAWTRLLPDDRGEANAKGIAFYDRLIDDLLEAGIEPYATLYHWDLPQALQDRGGWYSRETAAAFADYAGLAARSFGDRVKKWTTLNEPWTFCWSGYASGEDAPGLRDGVKGGVAASHHALLGHGLAVPVIRAEVPDAQVGIVFDLNVAEAATDDPRDVAATQRFDGAQNRWFLDAVFKGAYPKDMLELYGDLLPPIHARDNEIIAAPLDYLGINIYRRSVIAAGDELTPLSYRRVQPEGVYSAVDYEIWPRCMYDILRYVNDRYAPPAIYISENGVATKPETVGEDGHVWDDLRAAYYVDHLEQVAKAAAEGVPMRGYFAWTLTDNFEWAYGYTTPFGITHVDFATQQRHIKYSGEVYAMIARQKTAAVARSA, from the coding sequence CGCGGCGACCGCGGCCTACCAGATCGAGGGCTCGCCCGACGCCGACGGCAAGGGCGAGAGCATATGGGACCGGTTCTGCCGCGTTCCCGGCGTGATCGTGGACGGCTCGAGCGGTGATGTCGCCTGCGACCATTACCACCGCTGGAGGGAGGATATCGCCGTGCTGAAGGCGCTCGGCCTTGGCGCCTACCGCTTCTCCTTCGCCTGGACCCGGCTTCTTCCCGATGACCGTGGTGAGGCCAACGCCAAGGGCATTGCCTTCTACGACCGGTTGATCGACGATCTTCTCGAAGCCGGCATCGAGCCCTATGCAACGCTCTATCACTGGGATCTGCCGCAGGCGCTGCAGGACCGTGGCGGCTGGTACAGCCGGGAAACAGCGGCCGCTTTCGCCGACTATGCCGGGCTTGCCGCGCGCAGCTTCGGCGATCGCGTCAAGAAATGGACGACGCTCAACGAACCCTGGACGTTCTGCTGGTCCGGTTACGCTTCGGGCGAGGATGCACCAGGGCTGCGGGACGGCGTGAAGGGCGGTGTGGCCGCCAGCCACCATGCTTTGCTGGGACATGGCCTGGCCGTTCCGGTGATCCGGGCCGAAGTGCCGGATGCCCAGGTCGGCATTGTCTTCGATCTCAATGTGGCGGAGGCGGCCACGGACGATCCACGCGATGTCGCGGCGACGCAACGCTTTGACGGCGCCCAGAACCGCTGGTTTCTTGATGCCGTCTTCAAAGGGGCCTACCCCAAAGACATGCTGGAACTCTACGGCGACCTGCTGCCGCCGATCCACGCGCGTGACAATGAGATCATCGCCGCGCCGCTCGACTATCTCGGCATCAACATCTACCGGCGCTCGGTGATCGCGGCGGGTGACGAACTGACGCCGCTCAGCTATCGCAGGGTGCAGCCCGAAGGCGTCTACTCCGCCGTCGATTACGAAATCTGGCCGCGCTGCATGTACGACATCCTGCGCTATGTGAACGACCGATACGCGCCGCCGGCAATCTACATCTCCGAGAACGGCGTCGCCACGAAGCCGGAGACCGTCGGCGAAGACGGGCATGTATGGGATGACCTGCGCGCGGCCTATTACGTCGACCACCTCGAGCAGGTCGCCAAGGCGGCGGCCGAAGGCGTGCCCATGCGCGGTTACTTCGCCTGGACGCTGACCGACAATTTCGAATGGGCTTATGGCTACACGACGCCATTCGGCATCACCCATGTCGATTTCGCCACGCAGCAGCGGCACATCAAATATTCGGGCGAGGTCTACGCCATGATCGCCCGGCAAAAGACGGCGGCCGTCGCAAGGAGTGCCTGA
- a CDS encoding glycosyltransferase family A protein: MSTAASVSVIVPVHNNHQYLRAALESISAQNTGGCEVIVVDDGSEPPVADLVREVLPGAVVLRQDNAGPSAARNHGLERATGEFIAFLDADDLWTGNALSLLLKGFRDAPAADVVQGHVRRFGDPAAADRDGALGAPYLGFNVGALLVRRAMLQAVGLFNEGLRQSEDVDLLMRLHEHGAGRIVIPDIVLEYRRHENSVTAIAPPRVVGQGATESWIRLLHNTIARRRSSQEPVLKPPEPMPLVQPISVVLTVKDGRKYLPSALASIRAQTLPPAEILAVVGASEDGTLDYLQAQSDVRVVKQSSDGLAQARNQAITEVRGPLIAFLDHDDIWHPRKLEMQAKAIALFVRPAISITNFRLVRDADPDDAAAVSADAGQVPRLGWTPSALLTHRDVFSAVGGFDPTLGMGCDTDWFRRFRLCGLPCGVASQVLLDKRIHAGNLSRETARNRTAMFRMLQKHRAELRGETPAKPEASG; encoded by the coding sequence ATGAGCACCGCAGCCTCGGTCAGCGTCATCGTGCCAGTCCACAACAACCATCAATATCTCCGGGCGGCACTGGAAAGCATAAGCGCGCAGAACACCGGCGGCTGCGAGGTTATTGTCGTCGACGACGGTTCGGAGCCGCCCGTGGCTGACCTGGTGAGAGAGGTCTTGCCCGGAGCGGTCGTGCTGCGGCAGGACAATGCCGGTCCGTCCGCGGCCCGCAACCACGGGCTGGAGCGGGCCACCGGTGAATTCATCGCGTTTCTCGACGCCGACGATCTGTGGACGGGGAATGCCCTTTCCCTTCTCCTGAAAGGGTTTCGCGACGCTCCGGCCGCCGATGTGGTGCAGGGCCATGTCAGGCGGTTTGGCGACCCGGCTGCCGCTGACCGGGATGGCGCTCTCGGCGCCCCCTATCTCGGCTTCAATGTCGGTGCCCTCCTGGTCCGCAGGGCCATGTTGCAGGCGGTCGGGCTATTCAACGAGGGATTGCGGCAAAGCGAGGATGTCGACCTCCTCATGCGGCTGCATGAGCACGGTGCAGGCCGGATCGTCATCCCGGACATCGTGCTCGAATACCGGCGCCATGAAAACTCGGTGACCGCGATAGCGCCGCCAAGGGTTGTCGGGCAAGGCGCCACCGAAAGCTGGATCAGGCTGCTGCACAACACAATCGCGCGGCGGCGGTCCTCGCAGGAGCCGGTCCTGAAGCCGCCGGAGCCGATGCCTCTGGTCCAGCCGATTTCCGTCGTGCTGACCGTCAAGGATGGCCGCAAATATCTGCCGTCGGCACTGGCGTCCATTCGCGCGCAGACGCTGCCCCCGGCGGAGATTCTTGCCGTGGTCGGGGCGTCGGAGGATGGAACGCTCGACTATCTGCAGGCGCAATCCGACGTGCGCGTTGTCAAGCAGAGCAGCGATGGGCTGGCACAAGCGCGGAACCAGGCCATCACTGAGGTTCGCGGGCCGCTGATCGCGTTTCTCGACCACGATGATATCTGGCACCCACGCAAGCTGGAGATGCAGGCCAAAGCGATCGCGCTTTTCGTCAGGCCTGCCATCAGCATCACCAACTTCCGGCTCGTTCGCGACGCCGATCCAGACGATGCCGCCGCTGTCAGCGCGGATGCGGGGCAGGTGCCAAGGCTGGGCTGGACGCCGAGCGCGCTGCTAACCCATCGCGATGTATTCAGTGCCGTCGGCGGGTTCGATCCGACGCTGGGCATGGGCTGCGATACCGACTGGTTTCGCCGGTTCCGGCTTTGCGGACTGCCATGCGGTGTCGCTTCCCAGGTGCTGCTCGACAAGCGCATTCATGCCGGCAACCTTAGCCGTGAGACGGCCCGCAACCGCACAGCGATGTTTCGCATGCTGCAAAAGCACCGCG
- a CDS encoding PqqD family protein, whose translation MTAYLFNADKFAFEVFADEIVVLDITEGTYFALGGWVVEIWPALAARQPVELIADAISQRYGVSGGTIADELSGLVAKLKDEAILRDAEPTDEGMVLAGATGDFRPLSFEKHVDMQDLLTLDPIHDVDPQKGWPSY comes from the coding sequence ATGACTGCCTATCTATTCAACGCGGACAAATTTGCTTTCGAGGTTTTTGCCGACGAGATCGTGGTGCTTGATATAACCGAGGGAACGTATTTTGCCCTTGGCGGTTGGGTCGTCGAAATCTGGCCCGCACTGGCGGCGCGCCAGCCGGTTGAATTGATCGCTGACGCGATTTCGCAACGTTACGGCGTTTCGGGAGGTACGATCGCGGATGAGCTTTCTGGGCTGGTGGCAAAGCTGAAGGACGAGGCGATCCTGCGTGACGCCGAACCAACCGATGAAGGCATGGTGCTGGCTGGCGCGACCGGTGATTTTCGACCGCTCTCCTTCGAGAAGCATGTCGACATGCAGGACCTTTTGACACTCGACCCGATCCACGATGTCGACCCGCAGAAGGGCTGGCCGAGTTACTGA
- a CDS encoding SDR family oxidoreductase encodes MLITGAGRGLGRELARQYAEDGWRVVACGRACPAHDFEGRVEFQLLDTADPASIHDLAVRLAGRPLDVLVNNAAIRSEASGLLGFDPDEFLRVVRTNTLGPLLLARALRQNLVAGGMRIIANIGSRAGSMAEGLLDDYDDDYAYRCSKAALNMAGAQLAQDLRVDGITVLSLHPGWVKTDMGGVEADLAAEDSARGLRTIINSATIEDTGSFRTFDGKHIGW; translated from the coding sequence GTGCTGATAACGGGTGCCGGGCGCGGGCTCGGCCGTGAACTGGCACGGCAATATGCTGAGGATGGCTGGCGCGTCGTCGCTTGCGGGCGCGCATGTCCGGCCCACGATTTCGAAGGCCGGGTCGAGTTCCAACTTTTGGATACCGCCGACCCGGCTTCCATCCATGACCTTGCCGTGCGTCTCGCCGGCAGGCCGCTGGACGTGCTTGTCAACAACGCCGCCATTCGCAGCGAAGCCAGCGGCCTGCTCGGCTTCGATCCGGATGAATTCCTCAGGGTCGTGCGGACCAACACGCTCGGCCCGCTGTTGCTGGCGCGGGCGCTGCGGCAGAACCTTGTCGCGGGGGGCATGCGGATCATCGCCAATATCGGCAGCCGCGCCGGGTCGATGGCCGAGGGATTGCTCGATGATTATGACGACGACTATGCCTATCGCTGCTCAAAGGCCGCGCTCAACATGGCCGGGGCCCAGCTGGCGCAGGACTTGCGCGTCGACGGAATAACGGTGCTGTCGCTGCATCCGGGCTGGGTGAAGACGGATATGGGAGGCGTTGAAGCCGACCTGGCGGCCGAGGACAGTGCGCGGGGTCTGCGCACGATCATCAACAGCGCGACGATTGAAGACACCGGCTCCTTCCGCACCTTCGATGGCAAACATATCGGATGGTAG